One region of Trichosurus vulpecula isolate mTriVul1 chromosome 1, mTriVul1.pri, whole genome shotgun sequence genomic DNA includes:
- the ZNF706 gene encoding zinc finger protein 706, whose protein sequence is MARGQQKIQSQQKNAKKQAGQKKKQGHDQKAAAKAALIYTCTVCRTQMPDPKTFKQHFESKHPKTPLPPELADVQA, encoded by the exons ATGGCTCGTGGACAGCAGAAGATTCAGTCTCAGCAGAAAAATGCCAAAAAACAAGctggacagaaaaagaaacaaggacaCGATCAGAAGGCTGCTGCCAAGGCTGCCTTGATATATACCTGCACTGTCTGTAGG ACACAAATGCCGGACCCCAAGACCTTCAAACAGCACTTTGAGAGCAAACATCCTAAGACTCCACTTCCTCCAGAATTGGCTGATGTTCAGGCATAA